A region of Heteronotia binoei isolate CCM8104 ecotype False Entrance Well chromosome 2, APGP_CSIRO_Hbin_v1, whole genome shotgun sequence DNA encodes the following proteins:
- the CIMIP3 gene encoding putative uncharacterized protein CIMIP3 → MSKEAKASPQSPAEAQTPKKVHLGAQGYKMEQALSSTFVPVVIHPGGHTPESLKFAFYNPNYTNSYNPFYTLQKPTCGYRYSPDTDHKRKVLDVERMNIVKWRTVVRKKPGLTSASTK, encoded by the coding sequence ATGTCAAAAGAGGCCAAAGCATCACCACAGTCGCCTGCTGAGGCACAGACACCAAAGAAGGTGCACCTTGGAGCTCAAGGCTATAAGATGGAACAGGCTTTATCCTCTACATTTGTTCCTGTAGTCATACACCCTGGAGGACACACACCTGAGTCTCTCAAGTTTGCTTTCTACAATCCTAACTACACCAACTCATACAATCCTTTTTACACCTTACAAAAACCAACCTGTGGTTATCGGTATTCCCCAGACACAGATCATAAGAGGAAGGTGTTGGATGTTGAGAGGATGAACATTGTGAAGTGGAGAACCGTTGTGAGGAAAAAACCAGGTCTGACTTCAGCATCCACAAAATAA